One window of the Haloarcula halobia genome contains the following:
- the mfnA gene encoding tyrosine decarboxylase MfnA: MLQRAEPQDFDRVLSSMCTVPHPAAYEAAKRFLATNPGDPGTYETIADLEREAVDYLGELAGLADPAGYVASGGTEANIQALRLARNRADTDDPNVVAPVHAHFSFTKAADVLGVELRTAPARDHRVDVDAMQRLVDEDTVCVVGVAGSTEYGFVDPIPAVADLAADAGALCHVDAAWGGFYLPFTDHDWHFGHAEVDTMTIDPHKVGQAVVPAGGLLARSRSLLDDLAVETPYLESTDQLTMTGTRSGAGVASAVAAMEALWPDGYREQYERSMANAEWLTEQLDARGHDVVGPELPLVAADLSVPMTDELRDRGWRVSKTGSGEMRVVCMPHVTRSMLRSFVADLDWY; this comes from the coding sequence ATGCTCCAGCGGGCCGAGCCACAGGATTTCGACCGGGTGCTCTCGTCGATGTGCACCGTCCCCCATCCTGCGGCCTACGAGGCGGCCAAGCGCTTTCTCGCGACCAACCCCGGCGACCCGGGCACCTACGAGACCATCGCGGACCTCGAGCGGGAGGCCGTCGACTACCTCGGCGAGCTCGCTGGACTCGCCGACCCCGCGGGATACGTCGCCTCCGGCGGGACGGAGGCCAACATCCAGGCGCTGCGGCTCGCCCGCAACCGGGCCGACACCGACGACCCGAACGTCGTCGCGCCGGTCCACGCGCACTTCTCCTTTACCAAGGCCGCCGACGTGCTCGGCGTCGAGTTGCGCACCGCACCGGCCAGGGACCACCGCGTCGACGTCGACGCGATGCAGCGCCTGGTCGACGAGGACACGGTCTGTGTCGTCGGCGTCGCCGGCTCCACCGAGTACGGCTTCGTCGACCCGATCCCCGCCGTCGCCGACCTCGCTGCCGACGCGGGGGCGCTCTGTCACGTCGACGCGGCCTGGGGCGGGTTCTACCTCCCGTTTACCGACCACGACTGGCACTTCGGGCACGCCGAGGTCGACACGATGACTATCGACCCGCACAAGGTGGGCCAGGCCGTCGTCCCCGCCGGCGGCCTGCTGGCCCGGTCGCGCTCCCTGCTCGACGACCTCGCCGTCGAGACGCCCTATCTGGAGTCGACCGACCAGCTGACCATGACAGGGACACGGTCGGGAGCCGGCGTCGCCTCGGCCGTCGCCGCCATGGAGGCGCTGTGGCCCGACGGCTACCGCGAGCAGTACGAGCGCTCGATGGCCAACGCCGAGTGGCTGACCGAACAGCTCGACGCGCGCGGTCACGACGTCGTCGGGCCGGAACTCCCGCTGGTGGCGGCGGACCTCTCGGTGCCGATGACCGACGAACTGCGCGACCGGGGCTGGCGCGTCTCGAAGACCGGCTCCGGCGAGATGCGGGTCGTCTGCATGCCCCACGTCACCCGGTCGATGCTGCGGTCCTTCGTCGCGGATCTGGACTGGTACTGA
- a CDS encoding segregation and condensation protein A: protein MTSEGPTERSDGGPSENSSGERSDPRDGERPDDDIPLDITGHDDREPPGESSSAESLFGADEAGDDVDPTTNGHVESPGGGGDPDSEDADEDDGEPVEVLVQLADDGEIDPWDIDVVRVTDKFLERLDEGDLRTGGRALFYASVLVRMKSDAMLGEDEAEDEPAEPWEQAMTEGAPIDEPDPFAALESEMDRRLERRRARGMPQTLDELVRDLRDAERDSWWKESREYDTSGSPKGFARGTQELDYRGADDMRLDDEPTAEDVTGTAHAEHIDDIIDDVFAAVREQYEKGRTEVLYREIETAGGSRVETFLGLLFLAHRGRVRLEQDDLFGDLWIQDPSAATGPGEAIAD from the coding sequence ATGACTAGCGAGGGGCCGACGGAGCGAAGCGACGGAGGGCCCTCGGAGAACTCGAGCGGGGAGCGAAGCGACCCGCGAGATGGCGAGAGGCCCGACGACGACATCCCCCTCGACATCACCGGACATGACGACCGCGAGCCGCCAGGCGAGTCCTCGTCAGCCGAATCGCTGTTCGGTGCCGACGAGGCCGGCGACGACGTGGACCCGACGACGAACGGGCACGTCGAGTCGCCGGGAGGCGGAGGCGACCCCGACAGCGAGGACGCCGACGAGGACGACGGCGAACCGGTCGAGGTGCTCGTCCAGCTCGCCGACGACGGCGAGATCGACCCGTGGGACATCGACGTGGTCCGGGTCACCGACAAGTTCCTCGAACGCCTCGACGAGGGCGACCTGCGGACCGGCGGCCGGGCGCTGTTCTACGCATCGGTCCTCGTCCGGATGAAGAGTGACGCCATGCTCGGCGAGGACGAGGCGGAGGACGAACCGGCGGAACCGTGGGAGCAGGCGATGACCGAGGGTGCCCCCATCGACGAACCCGACCCCTTCGCCGCGCTGGAATCCGAGATGGACCGGCGGCTCGAACGCCGGCGCGCCCGCGGGATGCCACAGACGCTGGACGAACTCGTCCGCGACCTGCGGGACGCCGAGCGCGACTCCTGGTGGAAGGAGTCCCGCGAGTACGACACCTCGGGGTCCCCGAAGGGCTTCGCCCGGGGGACACAGGAACTGGACTACCGCGGGGCCGACGACATGCGCCTCGACGACGAACCGACGGCCGAAGACGTCACCGGTACCGCCCACGCCGAGCACATCGACGACATCATCGACGACGTGTTCGCGGCGGTCCGCGAGCAGTACGAGAAGGGCCGCACGGAGGTGCTGTACCGCGAAATCGAGACCGCAGGCGGGTCCCGGGTCGAGACGTTCCTCGGCCTCCTCTTTCTGGCCCACCGCGGCCGCGTGCGACTCGAACAGGACGACCTCTTTGGCGACCTCTGGATCCAGGACCCGAGCGCGGCGACGGGGCCGGGCGAGGCCATCGCGGACTGA
- a CDS encoding site-2 protease family protein: MAEQSSSTGIPEPERLADTFVVYEVDTSPSDGVRYYGEPLTEAEQVVQRVAPWFRKRGYRVSLRHETGEYVLVATERSLGVDGIPWVNVTLALVTLLSTLYAGTRWYGLSVPEDPTALVAAWPFAVSVLGVLAVHEFGHYALSRRHEVQASLPYFIPLPNLLGTLGAVIRMRDNMPSRRALFDIGVAGPLAGLAATVVVTAIGVTLPPVEVTRGIATRVELGYPLLLQGVAALMGEQLTYADPRLLPNPVVIGGWVGAFVTFLNLLPVGQLDGAHVTRALVGDRMRLVQRAVPVALFGLAGYLYVFEGGRAAALWAFWGVLTLVFSRAGSVTPVDETSLGTRRKAVGLLTLVLGALCFVPIPLVLG; this comes from the coding sequence ATGGCAGAGCAGTCGTCGTCGACAGGGATCCCGGAACCCGAGCGACTGGCCGACACGTTCGTCGTCTACGAGGTGGACACCTCCCCCAGCGACGGCGTGCGCTACTACGGCGAACCGCTGACCGAGGCCGAGCAGGTCGTCCAGCGGGTCGCGCCGTGGTTCCGCAAACGGGGGTACCGGGTCTCACTGCGCCACGAGACCGGCGAGTACGTCCTGGTCGCCACCGAGCGGTCGCTCGGCGTCGACGGAATCCCGTGGGTCAACGTCACGCTGGCACTGGTGACGCTCCTCTCGACGCTCTACGCGGGCACCCGGTGGTACGGGCTCTCGGTACCCGAGGACCCGACCGCACTGGTGGCCGCCTGGCCTTTCGCCGTGTCCGTGCTGGGCGTCCTGGCCGTCCACGAGTTCGGCCACTACGCGCTGTCGCGCCGCCACGAGGTGCAAGCGAGCCTCCCGTACTTCATCCCGCTCCCGAACCTGCTGGGGACGCTCGGGGCGGTCATCCGCATGCGTGACAACATGCCCTCGCGGCGGGCCCTGTTCGACATCGGCGTCGCCGGGCCGCTGGCCGGCCTGGCAGCGACGGTGGTCGTCACGGCGATCGGCGTCACGCTCCCGCCGGTCGAGGTCACGCGCGGCATCGCCACCCGCGTCGAACTCGGCTACCCCCTCCTGCTCCAGGGCGTCGCGGCGCTCATGGGCGAGCAACTCACCTACGCGGACCCGCGGCTCCTCCCGAACCCGGTCGTCATCGGCGGGTGGGTCGGTGCCTTCGTGACCTTCCTGAACCTCCTCCCCGTCGGACAGCTGGACGGCGCCCACGTCACCCGGGCGCTGGTCGGTGACCGGATGCGCCTCGTCCAGCGGGCCGTCCCCGTCGCCCTGTTCGGCCTGGCCGGCTACCTCTACGTCTTCGAGGGTGGCCGTGCCGCCGCGCTGTGGGCGTTCTGGGGCGTCCTGACGCTCGTGTTCAGCCGGGCCGGCTCGGTCACGCCGGTCGACGAGACGTCCCTCGGGACCAGGCGCAAGGCCGTGGGCCTCCTGACACTCGTTCTCGGCGCGCTCTGTTTCGTCCCCATCCCGCTGGTGCTGGGCTGA
- a CDS encoding zinc-binding dehydrogenase: MQAVQFDTHGDRDVLTYDEFPDPECGRGEALVDIKAASLNHLDVHTRRGLPGVDLDMPHIPGSDGAGVVTEVGEGVTRFEPGDRVALLAGRSGGDDEFSRKGDPTLAPDFHIIGEHVRGVHSEFAAVPEANLAPVPEGVDWETAAAAPLVFMTAWRMLRDRGDLKVGESVLVLGASGGVGHAAVQVAAHAGAEVFATASTDAKLAYAEDDFADEVRDLTDYRGVDMVVDHVGADTWQDSLKSLAKGGRVVTCGATTGGRPETDLNRIFWNQLQVIGSTMATHGQAEEALDLVWDGTVEPRIRETLPMSEIQEAHRLIEERDGFGKVVVVPDSEL; encoded by the coding sequence ATGCAGGCAGTTCAGTTCGACACCCACGGCGACAGAGACGTGCTCACCTACGACGAGTTCCCCGACCCGGAGTGTGGGCGAGGGGAGGCCCTCGTCGACATCAAGGCCGCCTCGTTGAACCACCTCGACGTCCACACCCGGCGGGGGTTGCCGGGCGTCGACCTCGACATGCCCCACATCCCGGGCAGCGACGGCGCGGGCGTCGTCACGGAGGTCGGCGAGGGCGTCACGCGGTTCGAACCCGGCGACCGGGTCGCGTTGCTGGCCGGGAGGAGCGGCGGCGACGACGAGTTCAGCCGCAAGGGCGATCCGACGCTGGCACCCGACTTCCACATCATCGGCGAGCACGTCCGGGGCGTCCACAGCGAGTTCGCGGCGGTTCCCGAGGCTAACCTCGCGCCGGTCCCAGAGGGCGTCGACTGGGAGACGGCCGCGGCCGCCCCCCTCGTGTTCATGACCGCGTGGCGGATGCTCCGCGACCGGGGCGACCTCAAGGTCGGCGAGTCGGTGCTCGTCCTCGGGGCGTCGGGCGGCGTCGGCCACGCCGCCGTCCAGGTGGCCGCCCACGCCGGCGCGGAGGTGTTCGCGACGGCGAGCACCGACGCGAAGCTGGCCTACGCCGAGGACGACTTCGCCGACGAGGTTCGGGACCTGACGGACTACCGCGGCGTCGACATGGTCGTCGACCACGTCGGGGCCGACACCTGGCAGGACTCGCTGAAGAGCCTCGCGAAGGGCGGGCGCGTGGTCACCTGCGGCGCGACGACCGGCGGCCGTCCGGAGACGGACCTCAATCGCATCTTCTGGAACCAGCTGCAGGTCATCGGGTCGACGATGGCCACCCACGGACAGGCCGAGGAGGCCCTGGACCTCGTGTGGGACGGGACCGTCGAGCCCCGCATCCGCGAGACCCTGCCGATGAGCGAGATTCAGGAGGCCCACCGGCTCATCGAGGAGCGAGACGGGTTCGGCAAAGTGGTCGTGGTTCCGGACAGCGAACTGTAA
- a CDS encoding YqaA family protein: MIAFLGECTTHGGGLSLLEEAVCTATGPTGLAIIAVYSFLIAFILPLPSEVVLVPAETLRLGLSTTGNLVMIIVASATGKAMGSLVAFHIGQEAKEYGPLVRRIRNSRFDIIEWSERQTVQLAKKFGYVGLALALCVPFFPDTLSIYAFTVLEEDYVKFGAATWAGSAGRLLVTLGLAGGTLALL; the protein is encoded by the coding sequence ATGATCGCCTTTCTCGGTGAGTGTACGACACACGGCGGGGGACTCTCGCTGCTCGAGGAGGCCGTCTGTACCGCCACGGGGCCGACCGGGCTGGCCATCATCGCGGTGTACTCCTTTCTCATCGCGTTCATCTTACCGCTGCCGAGCGAAGTCGTCCTCGTCCCGGCCGAGACGCTCCGTCTCGGCCTCTCGACGACGGGGAACCTCGTGATGATAATCGTCGCCAGCGCGACGGGCAAGGCGATGGGGAGCCTCGTAGCCTTCCACATCGGCCAGGAGGCCAAGGAGTACGGCCCGCTCGTCCGTCGCATCCGGAACTCGCGGTTCGACATCATCGAGTGGTCCGAGCGCCAGACCGTCCAGCTGGCCAAGAAGTTCGGCTACGTCGGCCTGGCGCTTGCCCTCTGTGTGCCCTTCTTCCCCGACACGCTGTCCATCTACGCCTTCACGGTGCTCGAGGAGGACTACGTCAAGTTCGGCGCCGCGACGTGGGCGGGCAGCGCCGGCCGTCTGCTCGTGACCCTCGGGCTGGCGGGTGGCACCCTGGCGCTGCTGTGA
- the ppsA gene encoding phosphoenolpyruvate synthase codes for MPTLWLDDIGADDLETVGGKAASLGELTAAGLPVPSAFVVTADTYRSFIEATGIDEPLFEAVDVDTDDSHALAEAAERAQELILETDLPAAVREDLLAAYDEMGDADVAVRSSATAEDLPDASFAGQQDTYLNVSRADLLRRVKECWASLFTQRAIYYRKENGFDHDVVNIAVVVQQMVDAEKSGVMFTSHPSTGAPKAILEAAWGLGEAVVSGAVSPDNYVVDRTSGEIEEVTVAEKRVMCVRGDDGETIERSVPEEKREERVLSADEIRRLIEVGERVEAHYDTPQDVEWAIFEDEVYLLQSRPITTIDEGTSAPETSAQRAEPTEGSGAADGGSMQAQSDDVRLSGLGSSPGRVTGTVKIVDKLDNLDKVEEGDIIVTEMTTPDMVPAMKRAAGLVTDQGGMTSHAAIVSRELGVPAVVGADDATDRLRDGQRVTLDGDMGTVEQGTAISEDAEEEDVPSVEPHSPVKPMTGTEVKVNVSIPEAAERAAATGADGVGLLRIEHMILSTNKTPARYVEDHGERAYVDEIVDGVRSVAEAFYPRPVRVRTLDAPSDEFRQLQGGEDEPSEHNPMLGYRGIRRSLDRPDEFRLELRAFERLFDLGYDNVELMLPLVTDAEDVLRAKALMEEVGIDPEKRDWGVMIETPASALGIEQLCEAGLDFVSFGTNDLTQYTLAVDRNNNNVADRFDELHPAVLDLMGQVIGTCREYDVATSICGQAASKPRMVQFLVDEGVTSISANIDAVRDVQHEVKRVEQRLLLESVR; via the coding sequence ATGCCTACATTGTGGCTCGACGACATCGGTGCCGACGACCTCGAGACGGTCGGTGGCAAGGCGGCGTCTCTCGGAGAACTGACTGCGGCGGGGCTCCCGGTCCCGTCGGCGTTCGTCGTCACCGCCGACACGTATCGGTCGTTCATCGAAGCAACTGGCATCGACGAACCGCTGTTCGAGGCGGTCGACGTCGACACCGACGATTCGCACGCGCTGGCCGAGGCGGCAGAGCGTGCCCAGGAACTGATCCTCGAGACGGACCTGCCCGCGGCGGTCCGCGAGGACCTGCTGGCGGCCTACGACGAGATGGGTGACGCCGACGTCGCCGTCCGCTCCTCGGCGACCGCGGAGGATCTCCCGGACGCCTCGTTCGCCGGGCAACAGGACACCTACCTCAACGTCTCGCGGGCCGACCTGCTCCGGCGGGTCAAGGAGTGCTGGGCCTCGCTTTTCACCCAGCGGGCCATCTACTACCGCAAGGAGAACGGCTTCGACCACGACGTGGTCAACATCGCCGTCGTCGTCCAGCAGATGGTCGACGCCGAGAAGTCGGGCGTCATGTTCACGAGCCACCCCTCGACCGGCGCCCCGAAGGCCATCCTCGAGGCCGCCTGGGGCCTGGGCGAGGCCGTCGTCTCGGGGGCCGTCTCGCCCGACAACTACGTCGTCGACCGGACCTCCGGCGAGATCGAGGAGGTGACCGTCGCCGAAAAGCGGGTGATGTGCGTGCGGGGCGACGACGGCGAGACAATCGAGCGCTCCGTCCCCGAGGAGAAACGCGAGGAGCGCGTCCTCTCGGCCGACGAGATACGCCGCCTCATCGAGGTCGGCGAGCGCGTCGAGGCGCACTACGACACGCCACAGGACGTCGAGTGGGCCATCTTCGAAGACGAGGTGTACCTCCTGCAGTCCCGGCCCATCACGACCATCGACGAGGGCACGAGCGCCCCGGAGACAAGCGCCCAGCGGGCCGAACCGACGGAAGGTTCCGGCGCCGCCGACGGCGGGTCGATGCAGGCACAGAGCGACGACGTCCGTCTCTCCGGCCTCGGGTCCAGTCCCGGGCGGGTGACCGGCACCGTCAAGATCGTCGACAAACTCGACAACCTGGACAAGGTCGAGGAGGGCGACATCATCGTCACCGAGATGACCACGCCGGACATGGTGCCGGCGATGAAGCGCGCGGCCGGCCTCGTCACCGACCAGGGCGGGATGACGAGCCACGCGGCCATCGTCTCGCGGGAACTCGGCGTCCCGGCTGTCGTCGGCGCCGACGACGCGACCGACCGCCTGCGCGACGGCCAGCGCGTCACGCTCGACGGCGACATGGGCACCGTCGAACAGGGTACGGCCATCTCCGAGGACGCCGAGGAAGAGGACGTGCCGAGCGTCGAACCCCACTCGCCGGTCAAGCCGATGACCGGGACGGAGGTGAAGGTCAACGTCTCCATCCCCGAGGCGGCCGAGCGCGCGGCCGCGACGGGTGCCGACGGCGTCGGCCTGCTCCGCATCGAGCACATGATCCTCTCGACGAACAAGACGCCCGCGCGCTACGTCGAGGACCACGGCGAGCGCGCATACGTCGACGAGATCGTCGACGGCGTCCGGAGCGTCGCCGAGGCCTTCTACCCCCGGCCGGTACGGGTCCGGACGCTCGACGCCCCCTCCGACGAGTTCCGCCAGCTCCAGGGCGGCGAGGACGAACCAAGCGAGCACAACCCGATGCTGGGCTACCGGGGTATCCGGCGTTCGCTCGACCGGCCCGACGAGTTCAGACTCGAACTGCGCGCGTTCGAACGCCTCTTTGACCTGGGCTACGACAACGTCGAGCTGATGCTCCCGCTGGTGACCGACGCGGAGGACGTCCTGCGGGCGAAGGCGCTGATGGAGGAGGTCGGCATCGACCCCGAGAAGCGCGACTGGGGCGTGATGATAGAGACGCCTGCCAGCGCGCTGGGCATCGAGCAACTGTGCGAGGCGGGCCTGGACTTCGTCTCCTTTGGCACGAACGACCTCACGCAGTACACGCTGGCGGTCGACCGGAACAACAACAACGTCGCCGACCGCTTCGACGAGCTCCACCCCGCCGTGCTGGACCTGATGGGCCAGGTCATCGGGACCTGTCGCGAGTACGACGTTGCGACGAGTATCTGCGGGCAGGCGGCCTCGAAGCCGCGGATGGTCCAGTTCCTCGTCGACGAGGGCGTCACCTCCATCTCGGCGAACATCGACGCCGTGCGCGACGTCCAACACGAGGTCAAGCGCGTCGAGCAGCGCCTCCTGCTCGAATCGGTTCGCTGA
- a CDS encoding DMT family transporter, producing MDRERILATAPLLAAVVWGGMYVVSKWGFSEIPPLTLAFLRVALGAGVLYLVVRLTTPTRSFSPTEWRRFAALAVWLTAALTTQFVGTDLTNASQGSLLTILTPVFMVGLGVVALGERLTGGKLAGIGLACVGTLVVLLGQYDVSALASGSGIGGGLLLLSAFSFAAFSVYAKPLIERYSALETATYATVLSVPLFGALVPVELYVRPNALSAVSVTLPVVGAVLYLGLLSTAAAWYWWYKGMEYADASTVAVYFFAQPVVGVALGAALLGERTGLSVVGGGALLVLGVFLVNRAD from the coding sequence ATGGACCGCGAACGGATCCTGGCGACGGCGCCGCTTCTCGCGGCGGTCGTGTGGGGCGGCATGTACGTCGTCAGCAAGTGGGGGTTCAGCGAGATTCCGCCGCTCACGCTCGCCTTCCTCCGCGTCGCACTCGGTGCTGGTGTCCTCTACCTGGTCGTTCGGCTGACGACGCCGACCCGGTCGTTCTCCCCGACGGAGTGGCGACGGTTCGCCGCGCTCGCGGTCTGGCTCACGGCGGCGCTCACGACCCAGTTCGTCGGGACGGACCTGACGAACGCGAGTCAGGGCTCGTTGCTCACTATCCTGACGCCCGTCTTCATGGTCGGGCTCGGCGTGGTCGCGCTCGGTGAACGCCTCACCGGCGGGAAGCTGGCCGGCATCGGCCTCGCCTGTGTCGGCACGCTCGTCGTCCTCCTGGGGCAGTACGACGTCAGTGCGCTGGCGAGCGGGAGCGGCATCGGCGGCGGCCTCCTGCTGCTCTCGGCGTTCAGTTTCGCCGCGTTCTCCGTGTACGCGAAACCGCTCATCGAACGGTACTCAGCACTCGAGACGGCCACGTACGCCACCGTCCTGTCGGTGCCGCTGTTCGGGGCGCTGGTTCCGGTCGAACTGTATGTGCGCCCCAACGCCCTCAGCGCCGTCTCGGTGACGCTCCCCGTCGTCGGCGCCGTGCTCTATCTCGGCCTCCTGAGCACCGCGGCGGCCTGGTACTGGTGGTACAAGGGCATGGAGTACGCCGACGCCAGTACGGTCGCGGTGTACTTCTTCGCCCAGCCGGTCGTCGGCGTCGCCCTCGGGGCCGCCCTCCTCGGCGAGCGGACCGGACTCAGCGTGGTCGGTGGGGGTGCGCTACTCGTGCTTGGCGTCTTCCTCGTGAACAGGGCCGACTAG
- a CDS encoding PhzF family phenazine biosynthesis protein has protein sequence METRQALLVDAFADEPMAGNPAGVVPDADGLADDQLQAIASELGASETAFVLPSEAADRRLRFFTPEQEVDNCGHATVAAHAALFERGVLEAGEYTMETGRGTYDVECKLDGTVWTDQGTADVELVDYPLDAVADALGVDDATLRDVGADMPLAVGDTGFPWLLVPINYFEHLSGADPDMRAIESLCEDVGAQGLYAFTFDTISGEATLHGRAFAPLVGIEEDPVTGTAAGACAAHVRRQGALDDTVDQVVVEQGHFLDRPGTVKVDTDGHAVWIGGRAVTTLDGSLAVPAADTSDDIIEV, from the coding sequence ATGGAGACGCGACAGGCGCTGCTCGTCGACGCGTTCGCTGACGAACCCATGGCGGGCAACCCCGCCGGGGTGGTCCCGGACGCCGACGGGTTGGCCGACGACCAGCTGCAGGCCATCGCGAGCGAACTCGGCGCCAGCGAGACGGCGTTCGTCCTGCCGAGCGAGGCCGCCGACCGGCGCCTCCGCTTTTTCACGCCCGAGCAAGAGGTCGACAACTGCGGGCACGCGACGGTCGCCGCCCACGCCGCGCTGTTCGAGCGCGGCGTGCTCGAGGCCGGCGAGTACACGATGGAGACCGGGCGGGGGACCTACGACGTCGAGTGCAAGCTCGACGGGACGGTCTGGACCGACCAGGGCACGGCCGACGTCGAGCTCGTCGACTATCCGCTGGACGCCGTAGCCGACGCGCTCGGCGTCGACGACGCGACGCTGCGGGACGTCGGCGCGGACATGCCACTCGCCGTCGGCGACACCGGGTTCCCGTGGCTCCTGGTCCCGATAAACTACTTCGAGCACCTGAGCGGGGCCGACCCCGACATGCGAGCCATCGAATCGCTCTGTGAGGACGTCGGCGCGCAGGGGCTGTACGCGTTCACGTTCGACACCATCAGCGGCGAGGCGACCCTGCACGGGCGGGCGTTCGCACCGCTGGTCGGCATCGAGGAGGACCCGGTGACCGGGACGGCCGCGGGGGCCTGTGCCGCTCACGTCCGCCGGCAGGGCGCTCTCGACGACACCGTCGACCAGGTCGTCGTCGAACAGGGCCACTTCCTCGACCGGCCGGGTACCGTGAAGGTGGACACCGACGGCCACGCGGTGTGGATCGGCGGGCGGGCCGTGACGACCCTCGACGGGTCGCTGGCGGTCCCGGCGGCGGACACGTCCGACGACATCATCGAGGTCTGA
- a CDS encoding phosphoribosyltransferase, producing MGELPDEFPCTITNWEYIYGLCRDVADDVRAAEFDPDVVVALARGGWFGGRCLCDFLGLDDLASLKIEHYVGTAQTGEEAEVRYPLADGAVAGKDVLIVDDIADTGKSIETAAETVRERDPSSVRTATLQLLDTSEHEPDFVGEYLEEWTWVVYPWNFVEDMCELLAGVMDKSAASVHDEDDVRELLRSYHDVSHTELEIAQPGRLGEVLTEMERRDIVTATGDGWRRLE from the coding sequence ATGGGCGAGTTACCGGACGAGTTCCCGTGTACCATCACCAACTGGGAGTACATCTACGGTCTCTGTCGCGACGTGGCCGACGACGTCAGGGCCGCCGAGTTCGACCCCGACGTCGTCGTCGCGCTGGCCCGCGGCGGCTGGTTCGGGGGCCGCTGCCTGTGTGACTTCCTCGGCCTGGACGACCTGGCGAGCCTGAAGATCGAACACTACGTCGGGACGGCCCAGACCGGCGAGGAAGCCGAAGTTCGGTACCCCCTCGCCGACGGCGCCGTCGCCGGCAAGGACGTGCTCATCGTCGACGACATCGCCGACACGGGCAAGTCGATCGAGACGGCCGCGGAGACGGTCCGCGAGCGCGACCCGAGCAGCGTCCGGACGGCGACACTGCAGCTGCTCGACACCAGCGAGCACGAACCGGACTTCGTCGGGGAGTACTTAGAGGAGTGGACCTGGGTCGTCTACCCGTGGAACTTCGTCGAGGACATGTGCGAACTCCTCGCCGGCGTCATGGACAAGAGCGCGGCGTCGGTCCACGACGAGGACGACGTCCGGGAGTTGCTCCGGTCGTACCACGACGTCAGCCACACCGAACTCGAGATCGCCCAGCCCGGGCGACTGGGGGAGGTCCTGACCGAGATGGAGCGGCGAGACATCGTCACCGCGACCGGGGACGGCTGGCGACGTCTCGAGTGA